One genomic region from Arthrobacter sp. YN encodes:
- a CDS encoding HU family DNA-binding protein — MAKNRSELVAEVAGKAGTSQAAVNSVLDALFEVFETSVAAGEKITIPGWLAVERTDRAARTGRNPQTGETIQIAAGHSVKLTAGSKLKAAVAKKK, encoded by the coding sequence ATGGCTAAGAACCGTAGTGAACTCGTTGCAGAGGTAGCAGGCAAGGCTGGCACCAGCCAGGCAGCAGTCAACTCCGTGCTCGATGCACTGTTCGAAGTTTTCGAGACTTCTGTCGCCGCTGGCGAAAAGATCACCATCCCGGGCTGGCTCGCAGTTGAGCGCACCGACCGTGCAGCTCGCACTGGCCGTAACCCGCAGACCGGCGAGACCATCCAGATCGCAGCCGGCCACAGCGTCAAGCTGACCGCTGGCTCCAAGCTGAAGGCTGCTGTCGCAAAGAAGAAGTAA
- a CDS encoding patatin-like phospholipase family protein has product MNTSTSSSLNASPTAAPGLPASVQSQPQVDPDSAVTGPAPQRALVLGGGGSTGNAWLIGVIAGLFDAGLDVTNADLTVGTSAGSTAAAQLAGATPTELFDAIVAAAPQGQAGHVRSGRVGSGVAGSGTRPVVVQMERTGNIMNASADMADMPRRLGAAAIDMAEAMEGSSARWRATVATRLPQAQWPERDILLTAVDARTGDPVTFHRHSGVDLVDAVAASCASGFAYSIGSNQYIDGGYRANAENADLAAGHARVLVLAPFGGRTRTPLEWGMHLAGQVEALRANGSQVETVFPTNESEHMFGVKAMDLSLRPSAARAGFQQGKALAPQLADFWG; this is encoded by the coding sequence TTGAACACATCAACTTCTTCATCACTGAACGCCAGCCCGACGGCGGCGCCCGGGTTACCTGCGTCCGTCCAGTCCCAGCCACAAGTGGATCCCGATTCTGCCGTCACGGGACCGGCGCCCCAACGGGCCTTGGTCCTCGGTGGCGGCGGCTCAACAGGCAACGCGTGGCTGATCGGAGTCATCGCGGGCCTGTTCGATGCCGGGCTGGACGTCACCAACGCAGACCTGACCGTTGGCACCTCAGCAGGGTCCACCGCCGCAGCCCAGCTGGCCGGCGCGACACCAACCGAACTGTTCGATGCCATCGTTGCCGCGGCTCCGCAGGGACAAGCGGGCCATGTTCGGTCAGGCCGGGTTGGGTCTGGCGTGGCTGGGTCTGGTACCCGGCCAGTAGTGGTCCAGATGGAACGAACCGGCAACATCATGAATGCGTCCGCGGACATGGCGGACATGCCCCGCAGATTGGGCGCAGCAGCCATTGACATGGCCGAAGCCATGGAAGGCTCCAGCGCACGATGGCGGGCCACGGTCGCAACCCGGTTGCCCCAAGCGCAGTGGCCGGAACGGGACATCCTCCTGACCGCGGTCGACGCCCGGACGGGTGATCCGGTGACATTCCACCGCCACAGCGGAGTGGATCTCGTCGACGCAGTTGCCGCCAGCTGCGCCAGTGGCTTCGCTTACAGCATCGGCAGCAACCAGTACATCGACGGCGGATACCGCGCCAACGCCGAGAACGCAGACCTGGCAGCCGGGCATGCACGGGTGCTGGTGTTGGCCCCTTTCGGCGGCCGTACGCGGACTCCGTTGGAGTGGGGCATGCACCTCGCTGGGCAGGTGGAGGCGCTGCGAGCCAACGGCAGCCAGGTTGAAACGGTTTTTCCCACCAACGAATCCGAGCATATGTTCGGCGTCAAGGCCATGGATCTGTCCTTGCGTCCGTCAGCGGCCCGAGCAGGATTTCAGCAGGGCAAAGCGTTGGCGCCTCAATTGGCCGATTTCTGGGGCTGA
- a CDS encoding cytochrome c oxidase assembly protein: MPSARNSATAPSPVPTPGARGGTTVAGISLPWQLAGLAALFLTLAAALIFSGASAARQVSDPGELVRWGLPIAKAIHNVSVATVVGGLIFAVGILPKNLGGSRSREKDVDAPEHPAFARALAVAAAAGAAWTLSAVAVLVLTYADVAGQGLSGDAEFTRSLVYFMTDIETGKAWLAVTIIAAVVTTALFGVRSLTGLAFTLLLALIGLIPTALIGHSSSSSDHEGAINSLGLHLVGVSTWVGGIIMLAVLSGILTGSRSKGTPDITEQTLRRFSALAGFAFVLVFASGVINAAIRVTNPADLFGSPYGQLIVAKSLATLVLGGIGFMHRQWVIPQLGKNGSMSARRVLWQLVLVELLVMGATSGLAVALGRSAPPQPTTYAPDASPSFILSGYELPPELTPERWLTEWRFDWLWVGVALFGAVTYIMGIIKVRRRGDKWSWFRSVNWLIGLVVLTYITSGPPAVYGRVLFSAHMVDHMALTMVAPIFLVLGAPVTLALRALPSRGEGAHGSRGLREWLLLFVHSRFSQIVTHPLFAAANFAGSIVLFYYSDLFGLAMREHVGHELMNLHFLLTGYIFVLSMIGSDPLPRRAPYPMRLLLLLATMGFHAFFGVAIMGGTGLLAADYFGNLGRAWGPSAIGDQQLGGAVAWGIGEVPTLLVAIGVAVMWSRSDERETRRVDRAADRNNDADLSAYNDMFARLADRDAKMADRTAQTSRTVQPSRTAQAERGDAESGDAESDNVERDTERNNVERADSAGQTEPNTKLEGR, translated from the coding sequence GTGCCATCAGCAAGAAATTCCGCAACTGCCCCTTCGCCTGTTCCCACGCCGGGAGCGCGGGGAGGCACTACAGTCGCGGGGATTTCCCTGCCGTGGCAATTGGCCGGTCTGGCGGCGCTGTTCCTGACGCTCGCCGCGGCACTCATCTTCTCGGGCGCTTCCGCAGCACGGCAGGTCTCCGACCCCGGCGAGTTGGTCCGGTGGGGACTTCCGATCGCAAAGGCCATCCACAACGTCTCAGTGGCAACTGTGGTGGGCGGCTTGATTTTTGCCGTCGGCATCCTGCCCAAGAACCTCGGCGGCTCGCGCTCCCGCGAGAAGGACGTTGACGCACCCGAACACCCCGCTTTTGCCCGGGCCCTCGCCGTAGCCGCAGCCGCGGGAGCGGCATGGACATTGTCCGCAGTGGCAGTGCTCGTCCTGACCTACGCAGACGTAGCAGGGCAAGGGCTCTCGGGCGACGCCGAGTTCACCCGTTCGCTGGTGTACTTCATGACGGACATCGAGACGGGCAAGGCCTGGCTCGCCGTCACCATCATCGCCGCAGTGGTCACTACCGCGCTGTTCGGGGTGAGATCTTTGACCGGGCTGGCGTTCACTCTCCTGCTGGCCTTGATCGGCCTCATTCCCACCGCCTTAATCGGACACTCGTCGAGTTCCAGCGACCACGAAGGTGCCATCAACTCGCTGGGACTCCACCTCGTAGGCGTCTCCACGTGGGTGGGCGGAATCATCATGCTCGCTGTCCTTTCCGGGATACTCACGGGTTCCCGGAGCAAGGGAACGCCGGACATCACCGAGCAAACCCTCCGGCGTTTCTCGGCTCTGGCCGGCTTCGCCTTTGTGCTGGTGTTCGCCTCCGGCGTCATCAATGCCGCCATCCGCGTGACCAACCCCGCGGACCTGTTCGGATCCCCGTACGGTCAACTCATCGTCGCGAAGTCCTTGGCCACGCTGGTGCTGGGTGGCATCGGGTTCATGCACCGGCAGTGGGTCATTCCCCAGCTCGGCAAGAACGGATCCATGTCTGCCCGCCGCGTGCTGTGGCAGCTGGTTCTGGTTGAGCTGCTGGTCATGGGCGCGACGTCGGGACTTGCCGTTGCGCTGGGCCGCTCGGCTCCGCCGCAGCCCACCACCTATGCGCCTGATGCATCGCCGTCGTTCATCCTCTCCGGCTACGAGCTCCCTCCGGAACTCACTCCGGAACGCTGGCTGACCGAATGGCGCTTCGACTGGCTGTGGGTGGGAGTGGCGCTGTTTGGTGCAGTCACCTACATCATGGGCATCATCAAGGTCCGCAGGCGCGGAGACAAATGGTCTTGGTTCCGGTCAGTGAACTGGCTGATCGGCCTCGTGGTGCTGACGTACATCACCTCCGGGCCGCCTGCTGTTTATGGCCGGGTGCTGTTCTCTGCACACATGGTTGACCACATGGCCCTGACCATGGTTGCGCCGATTTTCCTGGTCCTGGGCGCACCCGTCACTCTGGCCTTGCGGGCACTGCCTTCCAGAGGTGAAGGGGCCCACGGCTCACGGGGACTTCGCGAATGGCTGTTGCTGTTTGTGCATTCCAGGTTCTCGCAGATCGTGACGCACCCGTTGTTCGCCGCGGCGAACTTTGCGGGCTCTATCGTCCTCTTCTACTACTCGGACCTTTTCGGCCTGGCGATGCGCGAACATGTGGGCCATGAGCTCATGAACCTGCACTTCCTCCTGACCGGCTACATCTTTGTATTGAGCATGATCGGCAGCGATCCTCTGCCGCGCCGAGCACCGTATCCGATGCGCCTGCTCCTCCTGCTGGCCACCATGGGCTTCCACGCGTTCTTCGGGGTGGCCATCATGGGTGGCACCGGGCTGCTGGCCGCCGACTACTTTGGAAACCTGGGGCGGGCTTGGGGTCCTTCAGCCATCGGGGACCAGCAGTTGGGCGGCGCAGTAGCATGGGGCATCGGCGAAGTACCCACGCTGCTGGTGGCGATCGGAGTGGCCGTGATGTGGTCCCGCTCGGATGAACGGGAGACCCGCCGAGTTGATCGTGCCGCGGACAGGAATAACGACGCCGACCTGAGCGCTTACAACGATATGTTTGCCCGGCTCGCCGACCGCGATGCCAAAATGGCAGACCGCACTGCCCAGACTTCCAGGACGGTTCAACCATCCCGGACGGCCCAGGCCGAACGCGGCGATGCCGAAAGCGGCGATGCCGAAAGCGACAATGTCGAACGCGACACCGAACGAAACAATGTCGAACGCGCAGACTCTGCAGGGCAGACTGAACCGAACACCAAGCTGGAAGGACGCTGA
- a CDS encoding alpha/beta fold hydrolase — MTLTLVPEATYHRVPVAPHVELNVAVAGSGPAVVLLHGFPQTHLMWRHVAADLAADHTVICPDLRGYGASDKPAEGDEETYSKRTMAADVVAAARALGHQRFALAGHDRGALVAIRAGLDHGDAVTHLLSLDVLPTLDMWDILRGANAKVAWHLYLMAQPAGIPEPMIEATADAFFASFLDGWTADPDAIPESYREEYLRASRGAVASIVADYRASAGIDVTHDRADRDAGRTLEMPVTVMQQDWGAVLGYDAAALWAAWAPDLRHMTFDGGHFIAEENPSAVSAALRELMKR, encoded by the coding sequence ATGACGTTGACACTGGTACCTGAAGCTACCTACCACCGCGTCCCTGTAGCACCCCACGTGGAACTGAACGTTGCCGTCGCGGGGAGTGGACCCGCCGTCGTACTTTTACATGGCTTCCCTCAGACGCATCTGATGTGGCGCCACGTCGCCGCTGACCTGGCGGCGGATCACACAGTCATCTGCCCCGACCTTCGAGGCTACGGAGCGAGTGACAAGCCTGCAGAGGGCGACGAAGAAACCTATTCCAAGCGCACCATGGCCGCCGACGTCGTTGCAGCGGCGCGGGCCCTGGGCCATCAGCGCTTTGCCCTCGCCGGTCATGATCGCGGCGCGCTGGTTGCCATTCGCGCCGGCCTGGATCACGGTGACGCAGTGACTCATCTTTTGTCCCTGGACGTTCTGCCGACCTTGGACATGTGGGACATTCTCCGGGGCGCGAATGCCAAGGTGGCGTGGCACCTGTACCTCATGGCGCAGCCTGCCGGAATCCCGGAGCCCATGATCGAAGCCACGGCCGACGCCTTTTTCGCCTCGTTCCTGGACGGGTGGACCGCTGACCCTGACGCAATTCCGGAGTCTTATCGGGAGGAGTACCTGAGGGCATCACGCGGGGCAGTGGCGTCGATCGTTGCGGACTACCGCGCTTCTGCCGGCATCGATGTAACGCATGATCGGGCCGACAGGGACGCCGGCCGCACTCTGGAGATGCCCGTCACGGTGATGCAACAGGATTGGGGAGCAGTGCTGGGCTACGATGCCGCCGCTCTCTGGGCAGCCTGGGCGCCTGACCTCCGCCACATGACCTTCGACGGCGGCCACTTCATAGCCGAGGAAAATCCAAGTGCCGTCAGCGCTGCGTTGCGGGAGCTGATGAAGCGATAG
- a CDS encoding GNAT family N-acetyltransferase: MNLTRPVSPSADRAGGERVNLRPLELSDATDLASAYLRNRRHLEQWEPTRGDDFFTVAGQEASIRAKLGHYAAGSEVPWVVTGSRGIQGMITLTGIVRGPFQNANLGYWIDAECTGRGLASRAVAAVVSMATEELGLHRVQAASLLHNAASQAVLNRCGFERIGVAPAYLHIAGEWQDHLLFQRVLF; encoded by the coding sequence ATGAATCTCACACGACCGGTCTCCCCAAGCGCGGACAGAGCGGGAGGCGAACGGGTAAACCTGCGCCCTCTTGAGCTTTCAGATGCCACAGACCTGGCTTCTGCTTATCTGCGTAATCGAAGGCATTTGGAGCAATGGGAGCCCACACGTGGGGATGACTTCTTTACCGTGGCAGGCCAGGAGGCTTCGATACGAGCCAAGCTCGGCCACTATGCCGCTGGCAGCGAAGTGCCATGGGTCGTCACCGGCAGCCGCGGAATTCAGGGGATGATCACACTGACCGGCATCGTCCGCGGCCCTTTCCAGAACGCCAACCTGGGCTATTGGATTGATGCGGAATGCACCGGCAGGGGTTTGGCGTCGCGCGCGGTTGCCGCCGTCGTGAGTATGGCAACAGAGGAGCTCGGCCTCCATCGGGTCCAAGCCGCGTCCCTGCTCCACAACGCAGCGTCCCAAGCTGTCCTCAACCGGTGCGGCTTCGAACGGATCGGCGTTGCGCCCGCCTACCTGCACATCGCGGGCGAATGGCAGGACCACCTTTTGTTCCAGCGCGTCCTGTTCTGA